Proteins encoded in a region of the Watersipora subatra chromosome 5, tzWatSuba1.1, whole genome shotgun sequence genome:
- the LOC137397497 gene encoding uncharacterized protein produces MYAIQHIRSKMPRCYINIMGERIPFALDTGACSNIIGVVTYNKLKSKHSISLQAVNDDDNLFGYGSKRKSDLCGSFSANVQCGHKMAHALFYVFIGVAKCLLSHETAVSLSLVSYSDNVLCNIFPGNSDDIIKSFPTVFQGLGKLVGYYVKFHIGPTVEPVAQPLRRTPFWNQGGVT; encoded by the coding sequence ATGTATGCCATTCAGCATATTAGAAGTAAGATGCCTAGATGCTATATCAACATCATGGGTGAGAGAATTCCATTCGCTCTTGATACTGGAGCCTGCAGCAATATTATTGGTGTTGTCACTTATAATAAGCTGAAGTCCAAGCATAGCATCTCACTGCAAGCTGTCAATGATGATGACAATCTTTTCGGCTATGGCAGCAAGAGAAAATCCGATTTGTGTGGGTCATTCAGTGCTAATGTTCAATGTGGTCATAAAATGGCACATGCTCTTTTCTATGTTTTCATTGGTGTGGCTAAATgcttgttatcacatgaaacagCTGTTAGTCTGTCTTTAGTGTCATATAGTGATAATGTtttgtgtaatatttttcctGGCAATTCTGATGACATAATTAAAAGTTTTCCGACAGTTTTCCAAGGCTTGGGTAAGCTCGTAGGATATTACGTCAAATTCCACATAGGCCCTACAGTAGAGCCAGTAGCTCAACCTCTTAGGAGAACTCCTTTTTGGAATCAGGGAGGGGTTACGTAG